Part of the Crassostrea angulata isolate pt1a10 unplaced genomic scaffold, ASM2561291v2 HiC_scaffold_93, whole genome shotgun sequence genome is shown below.
GATATACGAACATAATTCTGAGGCTACTAAACATTTAGACTATAGTTCACCTTTTTGGTCactcatttttgaaataatatcaCGATTGAATTCtgatatgataaaaattggtCACCTGTTCAATAATAACCTGATATTGTAACAAACACTTAATAacaacatatttacattttccagtgtctttgtgaTAATACtacaaatcgattttgtaatgtatattcctatacatttcatcaatgactattatatattcaatcgtacaattgctgaaaattacaCAAATTTAAGCAATagtgaatcattttttttaacattatcaggTGGTCAGTTAAACTAGGGCTTGACCAATTCTTTCATTGATGTGCCCTTCAAAGACAAAAATCGTCTTGTAAATAGGAAGTGTAAAGAACTTCAAGGAAGAATTCCTTGACGTCACCTTTATTACGATCAGCTGATCTTCACATGTAAACAGGACAGCTATTATACGGAAGGGAAACGCACCTGACAGCACAGGAACACCGGTAGTTTTTGACAGGTACCAGTTCTTGACCAAGGAAGTATGCCATATATCTAAAGGTACAGATAAGATTGTGATTATTCTACATGTGTTGTCTATGTTTATTCTGTTAGCAAATCTCCGTGACCAACGCTTACACGTGGTCACACTTCACAAAGCATTGGTAGTACAAATGAGATTATTTTTATGGATATTCAGATTTTGGTATGAAGACTCGTACCAAACTCTAACAGTTTCACACTTTTGAGAGTGAACTATGATTATATTTCACAAACATTACAACAGCTTTCTGTAGACATGCACAAAACACATCAATCACTCTTATAGGATTGTTGACTCTCTTATCTAGAGAATGGTCGTCAGATGTActgaacaaaatatgtaaacaatgcttGACAAAAGTGCTCTAGACAATTCTTTAGACATATTGTTCTAGATTAAGAATAGATAAGGATAGTTCTTGATTTCAATAAGAATATGCAAAGAATCTATAACCATATAACTTCAAGCATGAAAACAAAGTTAGAAAAATGCTTGACAATATAACTACAAATAAGCAAAATTATGGTGACGATAATTTCTCAAAGACAGCATTTCAATTTAAGAGGAACACCTCTCCCCAATTCTTAAACTAAACGATTGACAACTATACAGTAATTCGGCAAGGTATACGTATTCATAAGACCATTACTAcgcaaaaaaaatatcaagataaGTGATAAGATAACTAGCTAGTCGTTTTATAAACTATATAGTTAAAGCTGAAGCGCTGCGATTTAAATAGCCAGTTAGAACATTCAATACCGCTTAGAGTCCTTAAATCGGGGGTTACTCTAAAGGTTCGCTATGCGTGACTGATTTTAGGCGAGTGTGATCGAGATGTAAACATTTCGGGGGGTACGTGTCAAAAGTAAAGAAAGGGGAATTCCGAACTGAatagcaaaaaataaacaagtaccACTCTTATCCACAAAATAACATGAATTTCATGCAGACATAGTGTATATAAAGAGATACACTGGCCATATTTCTTTCTTTCGAACACGGTCGCGTTCACAGGTAGACGAATTATAGAAGAAAGTACATTGAGTGGATTCCTGGCGATACAGAGGATAGCGAGTATAGTTGCAGCATCCGAATACGATACAAAGTAAGAAGTGTTTCCGACACTATTCCTAAACAATTTCCACATTTTCATTAGTTTATAAAAACTAACTCGTCATGCAGCCATTATCCGTGCTCGAACTGCTATAAAGTGAACACTGCACAAGACCGGTATTCTGAAACCGAAAGTTCGATTAGGGGAGAAGTAATTTATAAACAGGGAAATTTCTTTGAGGTCCCAAACGCAAAAAGATAAGTTAGATATAACTGTTTTATGTATTGTTAGCGTGAAATCCAATgcacaatcaataaaataacatattttcttattatttgcttttgaaataatatataagATGTATGTTATCCCACCTCAATTTACGCGATTCACATGTAATTTGTAATGTTGCTTATATGATATCTGTCATGTTTTGCGCAGTGCATTCATTGCCTTCTTGACtatgcatttcattttaaatgaatgatGTTACTTACAACGTGAGCTTTGATTAAGCTATGTTTACTAattctatattatttttacgaTCTCGAAGCatactttttaaaactataCTGGCCTTGGATCAGTCCTTCACCTATACGTGTATAGTCGCATGCTGGAGAAGGGGATCGAACTGACCTTATACCACATGGTTACATGTACAGTtagtttttgtttgtctttAGGTTGTATTAGTTCACTCCAGCACATTATTTTATGAGTAATGGTTGTGttacaatgcactggtgagaaatttTTGTTATTAGCCTATGCCAGTATATTTATAATACTTTTATCTAGACATCATATACCCGATTTAGAAATTTTTGCAGGTTTTTCATCTTTTGAACATGGAAGACCAACTTCTGGAGAATATGGAGATAgatgaagatacatgtaattatagcTCAGAggtatatattattaaattttaatgaagATGGTTAGTGCCAAAAGCCATTAAACAACGTATTTACAAAGCATGTTAATAAcagaattaatatttatatattttttaattacgaTGCGTTTTTGCAGAGTGTGATGGTTAGActagagacataaataacatgaatGTTTTGTCTCTGGTTAGACTATTACCGTTGCACACACCAGAAAGCTCAATTGGTAAATCACATGACCAGTAGATTCAGGGTCCCAGGTTCTAGTCCTGATCTCGTCTGTCATGATATTTCCATCTTActtttatagcgagcgcagctcgccggcgcgcagcgctgGCGaacgaagcgagctctaagaaccaatgtgcgcgggaaaaagaacgagctaaacctagttcatcaaacaaaattttttgtctacgtcccataatgctctctaatgttttcacccgtggtgctatgccaaaaatggccgacttttaactcgtaatttacagtgacttaaagtttgaagacacgttttgagtactgcatatgctttggcgagactcaaaagatttgttacatgcttccataccttcgtattgagtcgagaaacgtaaacaaagacgaacaaagtcatggatgacgtcacagtgcactcgcgctacatttcccgcgataaatttagaggtggatcaaacatctgtaatgcgtgtactagctatttcagtatagactgcgatacctgcctcatagacatatgatttgtttttaattttttttaatatagagattttatgtatatatatacatgtattagcaagagccatactttactgtcatatcgatccattttaagctacatgtaattgtgcatgagtagggaggaaataaacaataggacattttgaactaaataaaaaggaataaaatgaaaaaataaacagttataaaaattatgtagatattgcatatagtcagaccattaaatattacacacctacaaacaggtaccgggcgctctctctctctctctctctctctctctctctctctctctccaagaagggggttgcgctgtatgtatcataaccattaaaattagtacctttggcatacttattgtagagcaacactctctcaaaaattctttgacgttcgttgatacccaAATAAaactaagttgacaatgatgcaaggtatgtgaaattcttgctgcgctcgccagaacggtagcaccgtaaaacatattagtattaaaatcttttcgaatttacaaatttaatagTACAAAAAGGCAAATTTACATGTGATATACTTCGTGCGTGatatatgaatttgttttcccttggactgaaatgtcacattttcattggtttaaacatagcacgtgattgcctcatatatctctatatttgttctgtgagaaataatattaggcaatatggccgtcattggtcgacgcttcgcttacttatttcgacatttcatagtattttatacataaactgcatgccgtaagttcttaaagtatttggagtagttgccctttgaaattctttaaaattagagtagttgcccttagaatattgacgtcacattgatttgtctggagcagaacaaaatggcagcgtcgatatttgctcaaatctctgcagaggaaagggagaaaacatttaaaattgaatagcaacaaaacattgtaagtaaacatgggtgaagcaaagattttgaaagagtatttgaaaggtgagattgaaaattttgaagagtttaaatgagtaaaattggacgagatgtaaggcatcttgtacatggctttgcgaaGATCAttgctatttgtgaataaatatgtcgcttgatagccCTCGagtaaacaaaacacttattaggttagttactgactcactacggaaatatattgggttgatcaatctcatagatggcgaggcgaacccaatatatttccgtagtgagtcagtaactaacctaataagtaatagtgtCTGTTCCTCTCTCATAGGTAATATAccctttttattcaaataaaaattaatcgtATTACATTTACAAATCTCAGGATGCCTGATTAGGTTTTTAGTTGGCTCAGATAATATAGttaattatatatatctatgtctatatatagtttttttataACCAATATAATATCTTTGAAAATTAGTTTCTGTGCAACAGGCTATTAGGAGATGCTGTTATGTTATATGTATATTCCCCCTAGGAGGATGATGAAGTCAATGAATTGATAAGAGAGATATTTGGTGATGAAGAAACATTGGAAGAGGAGCATGAGGAGGAGTATGAAGATGGAAATGAAATGTGGAATGAGACACGGTATAAACTATGTATCGATATACAAAAATAGAAGAAACATGTATAATAACCTGGACTTAGCATTCATATGTACttgatatttgtttacatatataatatttattttgctaCAATGTATGCTAAAATTACCATAAATAAACCCATTATAACATGATTCAGTAAGTTGTGTAATagtacatggtttttttttctaaaatatcatAAGTTACATATGATTATGTAAAactgtatcaatatttctagAGAAAACTATGAAGATGAATACTCTCTTCTGAGAGAGAGGAGATTTGTTGTTGGTGAGGGTGCTCTCGTAAGTCTCATCAAGAGGACAACATGTGAGCAGTGTGGGGAGCCCATAGACCCATCAACAGTTGTCGAAGTAGAAAAGATACCAGAAGGAGTGAACTACAAATTCCTTTGCTGTGTAAGATTACATAATACTCCTTATTGATAAAATTCTAATATTTGTTGATCACATTAACTGAATTGTCATACccatttctttgattttgtttgaattgatacAAAATGTATCAATGCACAATTAAATAAAGTTGTGGTATACAAAAGTTTCTAAAAGTTATTTATGACTTGATAGTCCtcgaatttttcatggtttggAGGTTTtgatgattaaatattttactcTATGAATAAATGTCTAATTATTTATGTTCAGACaccacatgtacatgtttatccttatgtatattaatttttagaatGGCCATCCAGGAAAATGGATTTCCACACCATTTTATGGAGGCAGAAGCTTCATTAGTATTTTACTCCAACTCATGGTGCTTCTTACAGGTAGAGagcttattattattaatatgtatatgttcttgATTGtgctttaaattttgacattgaTTTCATATGAGATTTGTGTTAGAAAACTTATTATGAAAAAGGATCTAATAACCATTTTTTACCATTACATTCTCAAGGCAACACAAACACAGGAAGTAACTGGTATTCGCCTTCCAGCTCCCAGCCGCCTATGTTGCCACAGGACAAAGTTTCTGTAGGCCTGGTTTCTGAATGTCGACAGTTGATAACTAGGATCTTGGTTGGTCCGAAAACTCCAATTCAAAATGTTGGCAACCTCCAATACATCATGCCTCAAGCACAAATTTCTGAATTCGGGTTTTGAGGTGATGCATGGAAATTGCCTACAACAGATGTTCATGCGGGGATCATCAAAACTTCGACATACCCCACATGAACACCATTGCACATTTGTATTAGAGTTTTCATTCTTTCCACTATCCTCCATCCGCCTCATTAGAAAAGGTCTTACAAAATCTGGTTCGGCAGCTGTCATGATTTTCACTCTTTGCCGCAGTTCATCAACAGGCATACTGTCAACAgcattctataaaaaaaaattaaaaactgtagatgtaaaaaaaaatatccaaaatttgttttttgtgtatcattttgtaaaaaaaaaatcagtgaaatACATTTCATACCATCAAAGAAACACTAAGCTCTTGGTCATTGATGTTTTCAGGGCAAGCCGCCAAAGAAAGCTGTTGATTGCGGCTTACTCCTTCATTCTGGATCACATTACGACTGCTGTTTGAGGCATATGGATGGTGGCGATGGTAAAAAAAACGACAAAATATTATTCCCTCTCTATCTAGGAGGACTTCATCGTGGTGGGAGGGTGAACATCAGGAATTGGTGGCCAACACTCCTAGaatttacatatacattgtcTTACTGTGCTCACTGGCCTAGTTTGGTTGACTTGTACTGGCAGTTTGTGTTATTACAATTACTGCAGGGTCTCCGCTTGCATGCACAACTTTTAAACTTCCCCCTGTTATCACAAGGATCTCTACAAAAAAGTTTTGTATATTGAATgtttcaggattttttttaattttgagtgatatttatatatctttcaTACTGGTGTGTAATAAAACAATACTTCTGTTTATGCATATATTGAgcctttgccaattattgtTATTGTGTTTGTGTCAgtgaaatatatgtatttatatttgtgCTTCGAGTTTTGAATCGGTTGATATTATAATCTAATTAGAAATTTGGGATCAATCATTCatcaaatattgcatataaacataactacatgtaaatgtttttatgattatttgaaGAGATATTAGGCCTGTCATTGTCAAAAACTATAAAGATTTCAGCATCAGTATACccattgttaaacaaaataatttctcatCATACTTCTTGTCCTCTCTTTGCCTCCCCCAGTCATTATTGTAGAGACAATACACCATTTTATTGCAGTCAAAAATATGACCGTTTAGGCCCATTATTTCAGCTAGGTAAATTCTTGTTtgtaagaatattttcaaataaatttcaattcacATGCACCacagcattttttatttttttttaatttttttttttggggggggggggggggggtcggttgTCTGGAACCCCCTCCTTCATGGTACCATTTGATGTGATAAAGAGGTGGGATTTCGGTCATAtggaaattgtttattttatgtattttagtACAATTTTCCCCAAAGAGTTAAAAGTCTCTAAAACGATTCCTTATGGGGGAGATATGATCCGCCCGTTTGTTTTGTTCATTTCCCACTTtcattttgaagaaataatTACTGCTCCCTGATCTGAATTCTACAAACGCTTGAAATCTGCAAACATCTCATCGACtaagatgttttgatttcatggaTGCACGTGTCAGAACGTGGCACCTGcgtattattatattattataactGTAGGAACATGGATTTTATCAAAAGTGCTGCGTGCCTTGAAGTGATTTGCTTACTTGTGCACTAGCTGATGATGCTATGTCTTTGCCTGTTCACCCAATTCTTCGAAAATATTATTCCGGTACTCGGGTGTGTATTGTACTGGATCGATATACTCGAGTGCTCGATACGTATTCGCGTGACCACGCAGCTCTATTTTGGAAAGCAAATGCATCGAGGCGTGTCCATTCATATAGCGTATATACCGATTCTAGACTCAGCGTTAGTtcattatagcattgaatcatgattttttgaagtatacactctcataactgccgcggtgtgtgcatacaaattgagtaacgcgcgttagcgcgttatgaaaatttgtatgcacacaccgcggcagttatgagagtgtatacttcaaaaaatcatgatttaatgcttatatttacattttttaacttcttgccttgtctgcaaatgtgaattataccttaaaattccgatcttatcctaagggtaagttaatattaatggaagagccacagtaacagccacgaGCGTgcactttgattttcgcttgtgacgttgcagtttacagcgttcaacgtttgtgacgtcataataaaactcgtcaatttgacctttgactacttgttgcatttagaggcatttgaagatcacagaatttaatggaaaaacacagtagaatgtaaatatttacatttgtatctAAACCAGCCGTTTAAATCGCGGCGCTTCAGCTTTAACTAATCACTCTTTTTAGGGAAGAAATTccaataaagaaatataaatagGCAAAATCTGACGAGCTTTCTAGgtaagtaaaatttaagcaaaaatTGAAACAATGAGACAATTTTTGGAAAGAGGTAAGGTTAAGTTGACTTGTTAAAAATGCGTTACACTAATCATAAACCAGGTAAAACAATTACAATATATTTCAGTATTACACTTATCATACACTAGGCAAAACGCAAACTATATAATTGAATGCTaaactatattaaatatatatatatatatatatctatcccTGAGCCTTAGCGAGgagatagaaaacacacaacgaaTTGAATTAAAATCATCGCAAATACGAgggattctttttatcacaggttttaaaaaatataattgttagtCGCATAACACATTTATTACAAGACGTCAACAACTTaaaagttccttgaagtttaacaaacaaaaacatttaattttcgaaaatcattttatcaatttatgaaaaaaaaagtaaaagagcATTACATGCTCCACTTTACAAACTCAAcacttttgaattattatttttactgcgtaatgttttattttgacgGCGTGTGtggtaaaaatcaaaattgtactACATGAGTGGTATTTGCCGTATTTTGagctaaacatgtgataaaatatcattgttaCTCTAATTATAAtctacataaataaatattacactTATCAAACACTAGGGAAAATACGCACTATATAATAAGGCAATATAGGCAAAATGCAtactatgtaaataaattttactcTAATCATACACTAGACAAAATGCACActattaaagtaaattttaaacttatcaTACACTATAAAAATGTACACTATCTTCTGAAATATTACACTTATCATACACAAGGCAAAGATAACTCTGTCTTAACATATCAAACTAATCATACACTTTCCAAAATAAATGCTATCTAATTAAGTACGGTCAATGTTACATAATTAGTAACATTTATCATACCATCTAAAATGCATACCATCTAATTAAATATTACACCTATCAttcacaaaacaaaatgaacattataagATTAATTATTACAAGACGTGTTCTTACAAAATTATCATGTTCAAAAGTTAAGAAATGCATCACAATAATTCCATTACTGGGCAAATAACGTGTAACAGAAAGGAAAT
Proteins encoded:
- the LOC128169078 gene encoding uncharacterized protein LOC128169078 produces the protein MEDQLLENMEIDEDTCNYSSEEDDEVNELIREIFGDEETLEEEHEEEYEDGNEMWNETRENYEDEYSLLRERRFVVGEGALVSLIKRTTCEQCGEPIDPSTVVEVEKIPEGVNYKFLCCNGHPGKWISTPFYGGRSFISILLQLMVLLTGNTNTGSNWYSPSSSQPPMLPQDKVSGKPPKKAVDCGLLLHSGSHYDCCLRHMDGGDGKKNDKILFPLYLGGLHRGGRVNIRNWWPTLLEFTYTLSYCAHWPSLVDLYWQFVLLQLLQGLRLHAQLLNFPLLSQGSLQKSFVY